In Xanthomonas sp. SI, the following are encoded in one genomic region:
- a CDS encoding S41 family peptidase: MPLLLLRLCAWPLCLALLLSASLAHGAIPAPADLPADPHADSPLPGAGLAADVELLRQAYTALHPGLYRYVGEAEMAHRFDALREQVRNGATLGQAYLAFSRFTAGIRCGHTYPNFANQPEPIRRALFEHAGLLPFQFVWLDGRMVVTRDGSVPARLPRGTQVLAIDGIPTSRILSALMQVARADGGNDAKRVAQMQIQGRERTEAFDVYLPLLFPQIGRNPLLRVQLPGERAARTLRVQGFTPAQRSAMASVRERSSDAPAWTVRMQTPQLAVLSMPDWALYDSAWDWREFLDTTFADLDARQVPALVIDLRGNEGGLDEVGNALLARLTEQPLALPQIRQLVRYRRVPDALAPYLTTWDASFRDWGDAARPYDDHYYSLTRWQPATANVVVQPQAPHYRGKVFVLIGPDNSSATFKFADQLKASGLATLVGQTSGGNRRGINGSAFFFLHLPHSGIELDLPLVGQYPADAQPDAGIAPDVAVAPGIADIAAGRDAEMAAVLKALTAPPSLPPANAL; this comes from the coding sequence CCGGCGCCGGCCTGGCCGCCGATGTCGAGCTGCTGCGCCAGGCCTACACCGCCCTGCACCCGGGCCTCTACCGCTACGTCGGCGAAGCGGAGATGGCCCACCGCTTCGATGCGCTGCGCGAGCAAGTGCGCAATGGCGCCACTCTGGGCCAGGCCTACCTGGCATTTTCCCGGTTTACCGCAGGCATCCGCTGCGGCCATACCTATCCCAACTTCGCCAACCAGCCCGAGCCGATCCGGCGCGCCCTGTTCGAGCACGCGGGCCTGTTGCCGTTCCAGTTCGTGTGGCTGGACGGGCGCATGGTGGTCACCCGCGACGGCAGCGTCCCGGCACGCCTGCCGCGCGGCACCCAGGTGCTGGCGATAGACGGTATCCCGACAAGCCGCATCCTGTCGGCACTGATGCAGGTGGCGCGCGCCGACGGAGGCAACGACGCCAAGCGTGTCGCGCAGATGCAGATACAGGGCCGCGAACGGACCGAGGCGTTCGACGTCTATCTGCCGCTGCTGTTCCCGCAGATCGGACGCAACCCGCTGCTGCGCGTGCAGCTTCCCGGCGAGCGCGCCGCGCGCACTCTGCGCGTGCAGGGCTTCACTCCCGCACAGCGCAGCGCGATGGCCAGCGTGCGCGAACGCAGCAGCGATGCGCCGGCATGGACCGTGCGCATGCAGACCCCGCAGCTGGCGGTGCTGAGCATGCCCGATTGGGCGCTCTACGACAGCGCCTGGGATTGGCGCGAGTTCCTGGACACCACCTTCGCCGATCTCGATGCGCGCCAGGTGCCGGCCCTGGTGATCGACCTGCGCGGCAACGAAGGCGGACTGGACGAGGTCGGCAACGCGCTGCTGGCGCGCCTGACCGAACAACCGCTGGCGTTGCCGCAGATCCGCCAGTTGGTGCGCTACCGGCGCGTGCCCGACGCGCTCGCGCCGTACCTGACCACCTGGGACGCCTCCTTCCGCGACTGGGGCGACGCCGCGCGGCCCTACGACGACCACTACTATTCACTGACCCGCTGGCAGCCGGCGACCGCGAACGTGGTCGTGCAGCCGCAGGCACCGCATTACCGCGGCAAGGTGTTCGTGCTGATCGGCCCGGACAACAGCTCGGCCACCTTCAAATTCGCCGACCAACTCAAGGCCAGCGGCCTGGCGACGCTGGTCGGCCAGACCAGCGGCGGCAACCGCCGCGGCATCAACGGCAGCGCCTTCTTCTTCCTGCACCTGCCGCATTCGGGCATCGAACTGGATCTGCCGCTGGTCGGCCAGTACCCGGCCGACGCGCAACCCGACGCCGGCATCGCCCCGGATGTGGCGGTCGCACCCGGCATCGCCGATATCGCCGCGGGTCGCGATGCGGAAATGGCCGCGGTCCTGAAGGCATTGACTGCGCCGCCTTCGTTGCCGCCAGCGAACGCGCTGTAG